The proteins below come from a single uncultured Carboxylicivirga sp. genomic window:
- a CDS encoding toxin-antitoxin system YwqK family antitoxin: MTRQEQLEFCKKCTKRKSDINRGIICSITNEKADFENECKDFEEDPYFSTSSTYNNTDMSIQPEFQHLDDAALNTLKSHQDFYYALIGGLLASIIGGVLWAMVTVSTQHQIGYMAIGVGLLVGFAVRFFGAGIDMKFGILGASLSLLGCLMGNLFSQVGFYAQEASLPYFEVLTYLTPSVMVDVLVEAFSPIDVVFYGLALVEGYKLSLRKISPLMLKELKEGKDKATPTLSGLRMPLVILSVLVIGFTVFKIRKGVSGFRTYYYESGEKMSEGTLIHSKEDGKWTYWYENGNKQVVAHFNNGNPDSLWQWYNESGNLIKEGYYKDGLEDGIWMSYYDNGLKTDSGLYVNGRMEGFWRNWNNDGKLVQEGNFTRDRQDGIWKSYYPNGVLQSEGLMKEGIASGLWVSYFNNGKVESRLIHESETKLIVQDVWDATGKQWVKAGEGTYQSFSDTGILLAKGKVKGGLRTGEWRIFYENGNKRELGIYEDEIFRVNQAWYPDGKVMVQNGKGNYKSFYTDDKTLMESGQVENGLRQGIWYVYYESNQAIFQESFYNEGHVNGEVKFYYESGQLYASGQMSNDLREGEWTWFYEGGNKQSKVNFINDKKEGTQIMWSEAGEKTKEEHYKGGELIEENIL; this comes from the coding sequence ATGACCAGACAAGAACAGCTTGAGTTTTGTAAGAAGTGTACTAAGCGCAAAAGTGACATAAACCGTGGAATAATTTGCAGTATAACCAACGAAAAGGCTGACTTTGAAAATGAGTGCAAGGATTTTGAAGAAGATCCTTATTTTTCAACATCATCTACTTATAATAATACTGATATGTCTATTCAGCCCGAATTTCAGCATTTGGATGATGCGGCATTGAATACGCTTAAATCACATCAGGATTTTTATTATGCTCTTATTGGAGGTTTGCTGGCAAGTATTATTGGTGGAGTATTGTGGGCCATGGTTACTGTTTCTACACAGCATCAAATTGGGTATATGGCTATTGGAGTAGGACTTCTGGTTGGTTTTGCGGTTCGTTTTTTTGGAGCTGGTATCGATATGAAGTTCGGAATTTTAGGAGCTTCCTTATCGTTATTAGGCTGTTTAATGGGGAACTTATTCTCGCAAGTTGGTTTTTATGCTCAGGAAGCATCCTTACCTTACTTTGAAGTATTGACTTATTTAACTCCTTCGGTAATGGTTGATGTTTTGGTTGAGGCATTTTCTCCTATAGATGTAGTATTTTATGGTCTTGCATTGGTCGAAGGGTATAAACTATCGTTGCGGAAAATATCACCACTGATGCTTAAAGAGCTAAAAGAAGGTAAAGATAAAGCTACACCTACCTTATCGGGTTTACGTATGCCTTTGGTGATTTTATCTGTTTTGGTAATTGGCTTTACAGTTTTTAAAATCAGAAAAGGAGTAAGTGGATTCAGAACATATTATTACGAATCGGGCGAAAAGATGTCTGAGGGTACACTTATTCATAGTAAGGAAGATGGTAAATGGACTTACTGGTACGAAAATGGAAACAAACAGGTTGTAGCTCATTTTAATAATGGAAATCCTGATAGTTTGTGGCAATGGTATAATGAGTCGGGTAACCTGATAAAAGAAGGTTATTATAAGGATGGACTTGAAGATGGTATTTGGATGAGTTATTACGATAATGGTTTAAAAACCGATTCAGGTCTTTATGTAAATGGTCGTATGGAAGGTTTCTGGAGAAATTGGAATAACGACGGAAAATTGGTGCAGGAAGGTAATTTTACAAGAGACAGACAAGATGGTATTTGGAAGTCCTATTATCCCAATGGTGTATTGCAGAGCGAAGGTTTGATGAAAGAAGGAATTGCGTCGGGCTTATGGGTTAGTTATTTCAATAATGGAAAAGTCGAAAGCAGGCTAATTCATGAGTCAGAAACCAAATTAATAGTGCAGGATGTGTGGGATGCAACCGGAAAGCAATGGGTTAAAGCAGGAGAAGGAACTTATCAATCATTTTCCGATACAGGCATTTTGCTTGCTAAAGGTAAAGTTAAAGGAGGCTTACGTACCGGAGAGTGGCGTATCTTTTATGAAAATGGTAATAAAAGGGAGTTGGGTATATATGAAGATGAAATTTTTCGTGTAAATCAAGCCTGGTATCCCGATGGAAAAGTGATGGTGCAGAATGGTAAGGGTAACTACAAATCGTTTTATACTGATGATAAAACATTAATGGAATCAGGTCAGGTTGAGAATGGTTTGCGGCAGGGAATATGGTACGTCTATTACGAAAGCAATCAGGCTATTTTTCAAGAGAGTTTTTATAATGAAGGGCATGTAAATGGCGAAGTGAAATTTTATTACGAGTCGGGACAATTATATGCTTCAGGCCAAATGTCTAATGATTTACGAGAAGGAGAATGGACCTGGTTTTACGAAGGAGGAAATAAACAATCAAAAGTTAATTTTATCAATGATAAAAAAGAAGGAACGCAAATAATGTGGAGTGAAGCTGGTGAAAAGACAAAAGAAGAGCATTATAAAGGAGGAGAATTGATTGAAGAAAATATTTTATAA